In the genome of Armatimonadota bacterium, one region contains:
- a CDS encoding V-type ATP synthase subunit K translates to MRVLLVGVVMALLFVAPAAAAPEEAPAAPAGLGLGAGLLGLAAAVAVGLGALGTAWAQARIGSAAAGAMAERPEIGGRLLIFLALPETMIILGFLVAFFVIGRIR, encoded by the coding sequence GTGCGTGTCCTGCTGGTCGGTGTGGTGATGGCCCTGCTGTTCGTGGCGCCCGCGGCCGCGGCCCCGGAGGAGGCCCCGGCGGCCCCGGCGGGGCTGGGGCTGGGGGCGGGCCTGCTAGGCCTGGCCGCCGCGGTGGCGGTGGGGCTGGGGGCGCTGGGGACAGCCTGGGCGCAGGCCCGCATCGGGTCGGCGGCGGCCGGCGCGATGGCGGAGCGGCCGGAGATCGGCGGCCGGTTGCTGATCTTCCTGGCCCTGCCGGAGACGATGATCATCCTGGGCTTCCTGGTGGCCTTCTTCGTCATCGGCCGGATCCGCTGA